The following proteins are co-located in the Spirosoma montaniterrae genome:
- a CDS encoding TonB-dependent receptor domain-containing protein: MKNLFLLAVLGLLLGPVCAQNSVRFTLQGRAVDTSAAPLASATVMLLNPKDSSLVNFGRTDDKGAFTFKNLRSGSYLLKLSFVGYLPYNQLITPNAEAVRDLGELTLKPITKELFEVVVKTAKAPLTIRGDTIEYNASSFKVPPGSTVEDLLRKLPGVQVDQDGNIRAQGQEVRKVTVDGKSFFGNDPKLATKNLQAEAINKVQVFNDKTEQAKLTGVEDGKKEKTVNLELKEEFKKGGFGKITAGAGPASNDVSARADVKGNYNKFDAKRQFSVIGLGNNTNSGTLSWNDYQDFRGSNSFNWNDNADFGFGSGNRYIRFGDDDETLGIPISGGDSRGFNNVVAGGANYNFDTKETKLSASYYYNQTRSMLDAERNRQSFLDNSAFRSTELSDQNNFSGNHRISLRYEKNIDSLNTLVFINNSRLNFGNNGLFSDQNVYRVNGTGAEILSTRNQTTNTTIANRLGSANSLIYRRKFKLKGRSFAASATYQINDNDTDLGLKAQNDFFDATNIDEQLRRIDQMQNTQSLRSEYRASLLYVEPFAKKYFWETFYNFSLHYDEVNRDVLNVSDATRPRVDSLSLYYRNNYLFNRVGTSLRYSYKGLNVSAGVAGQQFSIDGRYAPSRNATDFNFINRTFTTILPNASLNYDLKNNKYLYSNYDVSVRTPSSRELQPIVNNANPLFITTGNANLLPEVQHNVNVGFSMFNPGNFMQFFANLYGNYYVNQIINSQTVDPQTFITQTRPENLTGGRSIGSYINYGFPLKKTKATLNLNAQLNFGRNLTLINDVPNNTDNASYNGGIRLDLTPVEWLTFYGRANLGYANTRYSLNAGQNQTIINNTYAGDLNLKLPRGIYLTTSLNYRVYRNYRFDFDQQIPIWNASAYHILGKAKKAEIRLSAVDLLNRNVAVSQYAGQNFVTNERIETLARYFLLSFTYNMRGVQAKMRREGFY, translated from the coding sequence ATGAAAAACCTTTTCCTGCTGGCCGTGCTGGGCCTGCTCTTAGGGCCGGTCTGTGCGCAGAATTCGGTACGGTTTACGCTTCAGGGCCGGGCGGTCGATACGTCGGCGGCTCCGCTGGCATCGGCAACGGTGATGCTCCTTAACCCCAAAGATTCCTCATTAGTGAACTTCGGGCGTACCGACGACAAAGGGGCATTTACGTTCAAAAACCTGAGGTCGGGCAGCTACCTGCTTAAACTTTCGTTTGTTGGGTACTTGCCTTATAACCAACTTATTACGCCAAATGCCGAAGCCGTTCGCGATCTGGGCGAGTTGACGCTCAAACCCATTACGAAAGAATTGTTTGAGGTGGTGGTGAAAACGGCGAAAGCTCCGCTCACCATCCGGGGCGATACCATCGAGTACAACGCCAGTTCGTTTAAGGTGCCGCCCGGCTCAACAGTAGAAGATTTGTTGCGGAAACTGCCCGGCGTGCAGGTCGATCAGGACGGTAATATTCGGGCGCAGGGGCAGGAGGTGAGGAAAGTGACGGTCGATGGCAAAAGCTTCTTCGGCAACGACCCGAAACTGGCGACCAAAAATCTACAGGCTGAAGCCATCAATAAAGTGCAGGTCTTCAACGACAAAACCGAACAGGCCAAGCTGACGGGCGTAGAAGACGGCAAAAAAGAAAAAACGGTAAACCTCGAACTCAAAGAGGAATTCAAAAAAGGCGGGTTCGGGAAGATTACAGCCGGAGCTGGCCCAGCCTCGAACGACGTTTCGGCGCGGGCCGACGTGAAGGGCAACTACAACAAATTCGACGCCAAGCGGCAGTTTTCGGTCATTGGATTAGGTAACAATACCAACTCCGGTACGCTGTCGTGGAACGATTACCAGGACTTTCGGGGCAGCAACTCGTTCAACTGGAACGACAATGCCGACTTTGGGTTCGGCAGCGGCAACCGCTACATCCGTTTCGGCGACGACGATGAAACGCTCGGCATTCCCATCAGCGGGGGCGACAGCCGGGGCTTTAACAACGTAGTGGCCGGTGGAGCCAACTACAACTTCGACACCAAAGAAACCAAGTTGAGTGCCAGCTATTATTACAACCAGACCCGTTCGATGCTCGACGCCGAACGCAACCGACAAAGTTTTCTGGATAACAGCGCGTTTCGGTCGACAGAACTCAGCGACCAGAACAACTTCAGCGGCAACCACCGCATCAGTCTGCGCTACGAAAAAAACATCGACTCGCTCAACACGCTGGTATTTATCAACAACAGCCGACTGAATTTTGGTAACAACGGGCTTTTCAGCGATCAGAATGTGTATCGGGTCAACGGTACGGGGGCGGAGATTCTCTCGACCCGCAACCAGACTACCAACACCACAATCGCGAATCGGCTTGGATCGGCCAACTCGCTGATTTATCGGCGAAAGTTCAAGCTGAAAGGCCGGAGTTTTGCCGCCAGTGCCACCTACCAGATTAACGACAACGACACCGACCTGGGTCTGAAAGCGCAAAACGATTTTTTTGACGCAACCAACATCGATGAGCAGTTGCGCCGAATCGACCAGATGCAAAACACCCAGAGTCTGCGGAGCGAGTACCGGGCCAGTTTGCTGTATGTCGAGCCGTTCGCGAAAAAGTATTTCTGGGAAACATTCTACAACTTCAGCCTGCACTACGATGAGGTGAACCGCGACGTGCTGAACGTAAGCGATGCTACCCGCCCTCGCGTCGATTCGCTGAGTTTGTATTACCGCAACAACTACCTCTTCAACCGGGTCGGCACCAGCCTGCGCTATTCATACAAGGGCCTGAACGTGTCGGCGGGGGTGGCCGGGCAGCAGTTCAGCATCGACGGGCGATATGCGCCCTCGCGCAACGCCACGGACTTTAATTTTATCAATCGGACGTTTACGACAATTTTGCCCAATGCCTCGCTGAACTACGACCTCAAGAACAATAAATATTTATATAGCAATTACGATGTAAGCGTCAGAACGCCCTCCTCACGAGAGTTGCAGCCGATTGTGAATAACGCTAACCCACTGTTTATCACTACAGGAAATGCCAACCTGCTGCCCGAAGTGCAGCACAATGTAAACGTGGGGTTCAGCATGTTCAACCCTGGCAACTTCATGCAGTTTTTTGCCAATCTATACGGCAATTACTATGTCAATCAGATTATTAACAGCCAGACCGTTGATCCGCAGACGTTTATTACCCAAACCCGCCCCGAAAATCTGACTGGTGGGCGCAGCATCGGCTCATATATCAACTACGGGTTTCCGCTCAAAAAAACCAAAGCCACCCTGAACCTGAACGCTCAACTGAATTTTGGCCGCAACCTGACCCTCATCAACGATGTACCGAACAATACCGACAATGCGAGTTATAACGGCGGCATCCGGCTCGACCTGACGCCCGTGGAGTGGCTCACGTTTTACGGGCGAGCCAATCTCGGATACGCCAACACGCGCTATTCGCTGAATGCAGGTCAGAATCAGACGATTATCAACAACACGTATGCCGGTGATCTGAACCTGAAACTGCCACGCGGTATCTACCTGACTACCAGCCTGAATTACCGCGTGTATCGAAACTACCGGTTTGACTTCGATCAGCAGATTCCGATCTGGAACGCTTCGGCGTATCATATTCTGGGCAAAGCCAAAAAAGCTGAAATCCGGCTGTCGGCGGTCGATTTGCTAAATCGAAACGTGGCTGTGAGTCAGTACGCCGGGCAGAATTTTGTAACGAATGAACGCATTGAAACGCTGGCGCGGTATTTTCTGCTGAGTTTCACCTACAACATGCGGGGTGTTCAGGCGAAGATGCGACGGGAAGGATTTTATTAA
- a CDS encoding GLPGLI family protein codes for MKRYFIILIISLLSASAFAQNTEGIVNYKRKTYWTRITSRMTYLSQEQKDRAAQTWKNYEEENNAEKMKLAFNASESLYGYTSEQSETDDGQYSWRNPDLKLYRNFEKDKKIDVIEMLGKTYVVEDSLHVPTWKIGNQIKDVAGYVCMRADTEDPIKKQKITAWFAQDLPVSAGPERYFGLPGVILELNINDGDVIIEATKVELRKLTPDDLKLPKLKGKKITDAAYNDLIKKHIADQMADQRNPYWSLRY; via the coding sequence ATGAAACGCTATTTCATTATTCTCATAATCAGCTTGTTATCGGCTTCGGCTTTCGCCCAGAACACGGAGGGCATAGTAAATTACAAGCGCAAAACGTACTGGACGCGTATCACGAGCCGCATGACGTACCTGAGTCAGGAACAGAAAGACCGGGCCGCACAGACGTGGAAAAACTACGAAGAAGAAAACAACGCCGAGAAGATGAAACTCGCGTTCAATGCCAGCGAAAGCCTCTATGGCTACACCAGCGAACAGAGCGAAACCGACGACGGGCAGTACTCGTGGCGCAACCCAGACCTGAAACTTTACCGCAACTTCGAGAAGGATAAAAAAATCGACGTAATCGAAATGCTTGGTAAAACCTACGTCGTAGAGGATTCGCTGCACGTGCCGACCTGGAAAATCGGGAACCAAATTAAAGACGTGGCGGGCTACGTTTGTATGCGGGCCGACACCGAAGACCCCATAAAAAAGCAGAAAATTACGGCCTGGTTTGCACAGGATTTACCCGTGTCGGCTGGCCCCGAACGCTATTTCGGTTTGCCCGGCGTGATTCTCGAACTCAACATCAACGACGGCGACGTAATTATTGAAGCCACGAAAGTAGAACTCCGCAAACTCACTCCCGACGACCTGAAACTGCCTAAACTGAAAGGCAAAAAAATTACCGATGCGGCCTACAACGACCTCATTAAAAAGCACATTGCCGACCAAATGGCCGACCAGCGAAATCCGTACTGGTCGCTGCGGTATTGA
- a CDS encoding alpha/beta fold hydrolase: protein MRLFCFLFLFTQTLFAQQRFAELGNFTLENGQTIQNCRLGYRTFGTLNSSRSNAVLVPTWFTGTSQGKAFVANPGSIADSTRYFTIVVDALGNGVSSSPSNSTAQPGAQFPTISIRDMVRAEYQLVTNVLNLKRLHAVMGISMGGMQSFEWAVSYPDFVDKIIPIVGTPKQSSYDRQFWGTQLAVLERGNFSPDAMRTVGDLHELNLTTPAHYLKTLKPEDQPDFMRKKEAGYGGQNPYNWASQLRAMIGHDIYRGRSAAELKNVIKAKLLVVVATQDHMVTPGTATELARALNLPLIELTGDCGHLATSCEEEKLRTEVRKFLESK from the coding sequence ATGCGCCTTTTCTGCTTCCTCTTCTTGTTTACCCAAACCCTTTTCGCCCAGCAACGTTTTGCCGAGCTTGGCAATTTCACGCTCGAAAACGGGCAGACTATCCAGAACTGCCGGCTCGGCTACCGCACGTTCGGTACGCTGAACAGCAGCCGTTCCAACGCTGTGCTGGTGCCAACGTGGTTTACGGGAACCTCGCAGGGAAAAGCGTTTGTGGCAAATCCGGGCAGCATCGCCGACAGCACCCGTTACTTCACCATCGTAGTCGATGCACTGGGGAATGGCGTGTCGTCGTCACCCTCCAACAGTACGGCGCAGCCGGGCGCGCAGTTTCCAACCATCAGCATCCGCGACATGGTGCGGGCTGAGTATCAATTAGTAACGAACGTACTGAACCTGAAGCGTTTACATGCCGTGATGGGCATTTCGATGGGTGGGATGCAGTCGTTCGAGTGGGCCGTATCGTATCCTGATTTTGTCGATAAGATTATACCGATTGTTGGAACACCCAAACAAAGCAGCTACGACCGGCAGTTCTGGGGAACGCAGTTGGCCGTGCTGGAGCGTGGTAATTTCTCGCCCGATGCCATGCGTACCGTGGGCGACCTCCACGAACTGAACCTGACCACGCCCGCCCATTACCTGAAAACACTCAAACCCGAAGATCAGCCCGATTTCATGCGGAAGAAAGAAGCCGGTTACGGCGGACAGAACCCGTACAACTGGGCGTCGCAACTGCGGGCTATGATTGGGCACGATATTTATCGGGGCCGGTCGGCAGCGGAATTGAAGAACGTCATCAAAGCCAAACTGCTCGTTGTGGTAGCCACGCAGGATCACATGGTTACGCCCGGCACCGCTACCGAACTCGCCCGCGCCCTGAACCTCCCGCTCATCGAACTGACCGGCGACTGCGGCCATTTAGCCACCTCTTGCGAAGAAGAAAAGCTACGAACGGAGGTGCGGAAATTTCTGGAATCAAAATGA
- a CDS encoding PQQ-dependent sugar dehydrogenase — MGGLKSVMATSLKFGQAKTQPYPEENRFTKEVFVAGLEEPTELAVLDNGKVLFAERKGKLKLWNPKTKAVKVVAQFPVYTKHEYGLMGLNVDPNFKQNKYVYAYYSPVSRPEAPGDTAQHLSRFVYDDVKDTLLLSTEKVLLTVPVKRTDCCHTGGSIAWDRKGNLYLSTGDDTNPFASKGFSPSDDRPGREGWNALVTSSNTNDLRGKILRIKPEADGTYSIPDGNLFPKGTAKARPEIYVMGNRNPYRISVDQRTGFLYWGEVGPDAGENDEKYGPRGHDEINQARQAGYYGWPLFVADNRPYRRFNFADSTSGPLNDPARPINYSDRIDGLRELPPAQKAFIYYPYAESPEFGEIVGKGGRNGMGGPVYYYDDYPETDVKFPRHYDGKFFAYDWMRDWINPVTMKENGDFVKMERFMPSTKFSHTIDMQFANDGSLYMLEYGQRWFAANDDARLSRITYNAGNRRPVAIASANKTVGSAPLTVKFDAKKSMDYDGDALKYEWSFGNGMPKQTSATPTVTFSKPGVYPTTLRVTDAAGNVATQTMEIKVGNEEPKVEVAVAGNRSFYFPEKPVKYSVKVVDKEDGTLQKGISPDDVTMTIDYLEGFDKTMLAQGHQANLSFSTGKRLIELSDCKACHAVDKKSIGPSYIDVAKKYKGAFQAEGKLANKIIKGGGGVWGEQAMSAHPQLKDSEATEMVRYILSLADDKAAKRQPIAGDYMPKEQKKDGSYILSASYTDRGNGMVGPLTGSTSVALRSPSIKAVSADKKQDIFEYDIPKMGTMAIGTKSGSYVAFDALDLTDIQTVSAMVFASDERVAGGKLEARIDSPTGMLIGEADVKQGTMGPVKIPIKTPVNGMHKLYFVFVNPNAGQKPLFAVDKLQFSTSGM, encoded by the coding sequence ATGGGTGGTCTCAAATCAGTAATGGCAACGAGCCTAAAGTTTGGTCAGGCCAAAACGCAGCCGTATCCCGAAGAAAACCGGTTTACGAAAGAGGTGTTTGTTGCTGGGTTGGAAGAACCGACCGAATTAGCTGTTTTAGACAATGGCAAGGTGTTGTTTGCCGAACGCAAGGGCAAGCTGAAACTCTGGAACCCGAAAACAAAAGCCGTAAAGGTGGTAGCTCAGTTTCCGGTTTACACCAAACACGAATACGGCCTGATGGGGCTGAACGTTGACCCCAATTTCAAGCAGAACAAATACGTTTACGCTTACTATTCGCCCGTTTCGCGGCCCGAAGCTCCCGGCGATACGGCGCAGCATCTGTCGCGGTTCGTCTATGACGATGTGAAGGACACGCTGCTGCTTAGTACCGAAAAGGTGCTGCTAACGGTGCCAGTAAAACGTACCGACTGCTGCCACACGGGCGGCTCTATTGCCTGGGACCGCAAGGGCAACCTCTATCTCTCGACCGGCGACGATACTAACCCGTTTGCCTCAAAAGGTTTCAGCCCGTCTGACGACCGACCGGGCCGCGAAGGCTGGAACGCATTAGTCACCTCCAGCAATACCAACGACCTGCGCGGCAAAATCCTCCGTATCAAACCTGAAGCCGACGGAACCTATTCTATTCCCGATGGCAACCTGTTTCCGAAAGGCACGGCAAAGGCCCGGCCTGAAATCTACGTGATGGGCAACCGAAACCCCTACCGCATTTCGGTCGATCAGCGCACGGGTTTCCTCTACTGGGGCGAAGTTGGCCCCGACGCGGGTGAGAACGACGAGAAGTACGGCCCGCGTGGTCACGACGAAATCAATCAGGCCCGGCAGGCGGGCTACTACGGATGGCCGCTGTTTGTGGCCGACAACCGCCCCTACCGCCGGTTCAATTTTGCCGACAGCACCTCCGGTCCGCTCAACGACCCGGCCCGGCCCATCAATTATTCGGATCGCATCGACGGGCTGCGCGAGTTGCCCCCGGCGCAGAAAGCGTTTATCTACTACCCCTACGCCGAGTCGCCTGAGTTCGGTGAGATTGTGGGCAAAGGCGGACGCAATGGCATGGGTGGCCCCGTTTACTACTACGACGACTACCCGGAAACAGACGTGAAATTCCCGCGCCACTACGACGGTAAATTCTTTGCTTACGACTGGATGCGCGACTGGATTAACCCCGTTACAATGAAGGAGAACGGCGATTTTGTGAAGATGGAGCGGTTTATGCCCAGCACGAAATTCTCGCATACCATTGATATGCAGTTTGCCAACGACGGGTCGTTGTATATGCTCGAATACGGCCAACGCTGGTTTGCCGCCAACGACGACGCCCGCCTGAGCCGCATTACCTACAACGCCGGAAACCGCAGGCCCGTTGCCATCGCAAGCGCAAACAAAACCGTTGGATCGGCCCCGCTCACCGTGAAATTCGACGCCAAAAAGTCGATGGACTACGACGGAGACGCGCTTAAATACGAATGGTCGTTCGGAAATGGAATGCCCAAACAAACGTCGGCTACCCCAACCGTTACGTTCAGCAAGCCGGGCGTGTATCCGACTACCCTACGCGTGACCGATGCCGCTGGCAACGTGGCAACCCAAACGATGGAGATTAAGGTAGGTAACGAAGAACCGAAAGTTGAGGTAGCCGTAGCAGGCAACCGGTCGTTCTATTTTCCCGAAAAGCCAGTGAAATACAGCGTAAAGGTGGTTGATAAAGAAGACGGTACGCTGCAAAAAGGTATCAGCCCCGACGATGTGACGATGACCATCGACTATCTCGAAGGCTTCGATAAAACGATGCTGGCACAGGGTCATCAGGCCAACCTGAGTTTCTCGACCGGCAAACGGCTTATCGAACTCAGCGACTGTAAAGCCTGCCATGCTGTCGACAAAAAATCCATTGGTCCGTCGTACATCGACGTAGCGAAAAAATACAAAGGTGCGTTTCAGGCCGAAGGTAAGTTAGCCAACAAAATCATCAAAGGCGGGGGCGGTGTCTGGGGCGAACAGGCCATGAGCGCACACCCGCAACTGAAAGATTCGGAAGCCACCGAAATGGTCCGCTATATCCTGTCGCTGGCCGATGATAAAGCCGCCAAACGCCAGCCTATTGCGGGTGATTACATGCCCAAGGAGCAGAAAAAAGACGGCTCATATATTCTTTCGGCCAGTTATACCGACCGGGGCAATGGCATGGTTGGCCCGCTGACGGGTTCAACGTCGGTAGCCCTGCGGTCGCCATCGATCAAAGCCGTATCAGCCGATAAGAAACAGGACATCTTCGAGTACGACATTCCCAAGATGGGCACGATGGCAATCGGCACCAAATCGGGTAGTTACGTTGCTTTTGATGCGCTCGATTTAACTGACATCCAGACCGTTTCGGCAATGGTTTTCGCCAGCGACGAACGCGTTGCGGGGGGTAAACTCGAAGCCCGCATCGACTCGCCGACTGGTATGCTTATCGGTGAAGCCGACGTAAAACAGGGCACAATGGGGCCGGTCAAGATTCCAATCAAGACGCCGGTCAACGGAATGCACAAACTGTATTTCGTGTTCGTGAACCCAAACGCGGGCCAGAAGCCGCTGTTTGCAGTAGATAAGTTGCAGTTCTCAACATCAGGGATGTAA
- a CDS encoding META domain-containing protein — protein sequence MRIFLIYALLVSSFSCHRPSRQIAAMMTPTRTETPEVADYTRHIRAGNSLIANGTEPFWSLTINISKNRMTFTTVDGDSIVTKVPERLDDVRGAFRYDATAESNRLMARFRPDSCVNAMSGQRFDYAVEVTANGKTYTGCGASLGQLMSLNDIWVLKTLHGQPVTVSPPQKELPYIEINLSEGRIGGLAGCNRIMGSVRADTRQVDFGRLATTMMACPGETAQLENSFLKALEGPLSYQIADMTLTLMRDGKPVATFKKVD from the coding sequence ATGAGAATCTTTCTGATTTACGCATTGCTTGTGAGTTCGTTTTCCTGCCACCGACCCTCTCGTCAAATCGCTGCGATGATGACACCCACCCGCACCGAAACGCCTGAGGTAGCTGATTACACCCGTCACATTCGGGCTGGTAATAGCCTGATTGCCAACGGAACCGAGCCATTCTGGTCGCTGACAATCAATATTTCTAAAAACCGAATGACGTTTACGACTGTCGACGGCGACAGCATCGTGACGAAGGTACCCGAACGCCTTGACGACGTGCGCGGAGCTTTCCGCTACGACGCTACTGCCGAATCGAACCGGCTGATGGCCCGCTTCCGGCCCGATAGCTGCGTCAACGCCATGTCGGGGCAACGCTTCGACTACGCCGTCGAGGTAACGGCTAATGGCAAAACCTATACCGGCTGTGGCGCATCGCTCGGGCAACTGATGTCGCTGAACGACATTTGGGTGCTGAAAACGCTACATGGTCAGCCTGTTACAGTCAGCCCCCCGCAGAAGGAGTTGCCGTATATCGAGATTAATCTGTCGGAGGGTCGAATTGGTGGACTGGCGGGCTGCAACCGCATCATGGGCAGCGTTCGGGCCGACACGCGTCAGGTCGATTTTGGGCGGCTGGCAACGACAATGATGGCCTGTCCCGGCGAAACGGCCCAACTCGAAAACAGCTTTCTGAAAGCGTTGGAAGGGCCACTCAGTTATCAGATTGCGGATATGACGCTGACACTAATGCGCGATGGCAAGCCCGTGGCTACGTTCAAAAAAGTGGATTAA
- a CDS encoding LEA type 2 family protein yields the protein MKKGWLIVLGLLLIGGIGAYVWYNRLKNNAQAEGGAYDDTLKPRLEMTTLEITDMDDDVITMNVKMLIDNPLPVGFKANNLRYTVFIAKTPVIEETYGKPIEVESGDSTLLVLPMKLRNQKLMAVLNTLDKKDIDSTTYGVRAAFDLDVPILGERTFTQTFEKRLPTYYLPKIKIEDLDFGKLGLKRTDVAAKVSVENKNRYPYNITDAHYTVSIDGKEIAEGSQPEPILIKKQATTPVVFPVTVRPGANLSVLPKMLFDKKDTPFLVTFRCKILDKDGNLAFKNSRFNTTIRGTLADFKKD from the coding sequence ATGAAAAAAGGATGGCTTATTGTTTTGGGATTGCTGTTAATTGGCGGCATTGGTGCCTACGTGTGGTATAATCGGCTGAAAAACAATGCACAGGCTGAAGGCGGGGCGTATGATGACACGCTGAAACCCCGGCTGGAAATGACTACGCTGGAGATTACAGACATGGACGACGATGTGATTACCATGAATGTGAAAATGCTCATCGATAACCCGTTGCCGGTTGGGTTTAAAGCCAATAACCTGCGTTACACCGTATTTATCGCCAAAACGCCCGTTATCGAAGAAACCTACGGTAAACCCATCGAAGTCGAATCGGGCGACAGTACGCTGCTGGTGTTGCCAATGAAACTACGAAACCAGAAGCTGATGGCGGTACTGAACACACTCGACAAAAAAGACATCGACAGCACCACCTACGGCGTTCGGGCCGCGTTCGACCTCGACGTACCCATTCTGGGCGAACGGACGTTTACCCAAACGTTTGAGAAACGGTTGCCGACCTACTACCTGCCTAAAATAAAAATTGAAGACCTCGATTTTGGCAAACTTGGGCTGAAACGTACCGACGTGGCAGCTAAGGTAAGCGTTGAGAACAAAAACAGATACCCTTACAACATCACCGATGCGCACTACACCGTCTCGATTGATGGTAAGGAAATTGCCGAAGGAAGCCAGCCGGAGCCGATTCTAATAAAAAAGCAGGCTACTACGCCCGTTGTTTTTCCGGTTACGGTGCGGCCCGGCGCGAACCTGAGCGTTCTACCCAAAATGCTGTTCGACAAAAAAGATACGCCGTTTCTGGTGACGTTTCGCTGTAAAATTTTAGACAAAGACGGGAATTTAGCCTTCAAAAACAGCCGGTTCAACACCACTATTCGCGGCACGCTGGCCGATTTTAAGAAGGATTAA
- a CDS encoding serine hydrolase translates to MKKPLPQWGGVGVGYFQIHLLLLLLSVLAGSSAAFAQRQPAFVTDSLDAYIRRGMADWQIPGLAIAVVKDGKVIVSKGYGVRDVSKPEPVDENTLFLIASNTKLFTGTALAKLDDEKKLSLNDRVTNYLPDYKLYDPAATQLVTIRDLLCHRLGTKTFQGDFTFWDTNLPRAEVVRRMRLLKPEGQFRQDYGYCNSAFVTAGEIIPKVTGQSWEQYVETNIVKPLGMTNTFMLTTGAENRPNMARPYTTNFTLDGKPIRLPYDSVDNLAPAGSMVSCVKDVSKWLLMQLDSGRFEGKRVLPWSVLQKTRDANIVTGSRKSPVFPVHFRAYGLGVFMADYAGRQVYWHTGGAFGFVTNTCFVPEEKLAITILTNQDNQQFFEALRYQLLDAYLGVSYTDRSRFFLNLTRPEDQKQQQELAKMAGRVAKKARPALPLSAYAGTYHNELYGTITIAPTATGLKISFEHHPTVTAQLDCMDSDTFRLTYSHPAFGIFPTKFSVENGRVTGVDIKASDFVEYDPYVFVKL, encoded by the coding sequence ATGAAAAAGCCCCTCCCTCAATGGGGAGGGGTTGGGGTGGGGTATTTTCAGATTCACCTACTACTCCTACTCCTGTCGGTTCTCGCTGGTTCATCGGCGGCTTTCGCCCAACGGCAACCCGCCTTCGTCACCGATAGCTTAGACGCCTACATCCGGCGCGGCATGGCCGACTGGCAGATTCCGGGCCTCGCCATTGCCGTCGTGAAAGATGGTAAGGTCATTGTCTCAAAAGGCTACGGCGTTCGGGATGTTTCTAAGCCAGAACCGGTCGATGAGAACACGCTGTTCCTGATTGCGTCGAATACAAAGCTGTTTACAGGCACGGCCTTAGCCAAACTTGACGATGAGAAAAAACTCTCGCTCAACGACCGCGTCACAAACTACCTGCCCGATTATAAGCTCTATGACCCGGCAGCCACGCAACTCGTTACCATCCGCGATTTGCTCTGCCACCGGCTCGGCACCAAGACCTTCCAGGGAGATTTTACATTCTGGGATACTAATCTGCCCCGCGCCGAAGTAGTCCGGCGAATGCGGTTGCTGAAACCAGAGGGTCAGTTCCGGCAGGATTACGGCTACTGCAACTCGGCCTTTGTGACGGCGGGCGAAATCATCCCGAAAGTAACGGGGCAGTCGTGGGAGCAGTATGTAGAAACCAACATTGTGAAGCCGCTGGGCATGACCAACACGTTTATGCTCACCACCGGAGCCGAGAACCGCCCCAACATGGCCCGGCCCTACACAACTAATTTTACGCTCGATGGCAAACCCATTCGCCTGCCCTACGACTCGGTCGACAATCTGGCTCCGGCAGGTAGCATGGTTTCGTGTGTGAAAGACGTGAGCAAGTGGCTGTTGATGCAGTTAGACAGTGGCCGGTTTGAGGGCAAACGCGTGCTGCCGTGGTCGGTACTGCAAAAAACGCGTGACGCCAATATTGTAACCGGAAGTCGCAAATCGCCGGTATTTCCCGTGCATTTCCGGGCCTACGGATTAGGCGTGTTCATGGCCGACTATGCTGGTCGGCAGGTGTACTGGCACACGGGTGGAGCCTTCGGTTTCGTAACCAACACCTGTTTCGTACCCGAAGAGAAACTGGCGATTACGATTCTGACCAATCAGGATAACCAACAATTTTTCGAGGCTCTGCGCTACCAGCTTTTAGACGCCTATCTGGGCGTGTCTTACACTGACCGCAGCCGCTTTTTCCTGAATCTCACCCGCCCCGAAGACCAGAAACAACAGCAGGAATTGGCAAAAATGGCCGGTCGCGTGGCAAAAAAAGCCAGGCCCGCACTGCCGCTGTCGGCCTACGCCGGTACGTATCACAACGAACTGTACGGCACCATCACGATTGCACCGACCGCTACCGGCCTGAAAATCAGTTTTGAACACCACCCAACCGTTACCGCCCAACTCGACTGCATGGATAGCGACACCTTCCGGCTTACCTACTCACACCCGGCGTTCGGCATTTTCCCGACAAAATTCTCCGTAGAAAATGGTCGCGTAACGGGCGTTGACATTAAAGCCAGCGATTTTGTGGAGTACGATCCGTATGTGTTCGTGAAACTGTGA